A window of Punica granatum isolate Tunisia-2019 chromosome 8, ASM765513v2, whole genome shotgun sequence genomic DNA:
TTTTCACGAGAAAATAACGGGAAAAATGTCCCCGAAATTGCTTACTTCTTTACTAGTTATATACCTCCTTTCTTTCAATCTAGAAGGCCGTCTTCAGCAAGCAAGTGACCTGCCACTTAGACCATCTCTGTCTGTCTCTGACGCGCATCAAATCCCCCAAATTTTGGTCTCTGACAAGATCTTGGACACAAGTTATATAAACCTATAAAAAGACGCAGACACCTATGAGCCCTCATCAATCAGCACCAAAATTCTTTAACTTCCCTCTGATCTGCAGATCGCCACAATGGATCAAGATCCCACTTCTCATGGTGATGATCCTGATCATGGTCTTCTGCAGGACCCGGATGATGCAGAGCTGGAGACAGTCTCCCTCTGTGATCTCCCACTGTACAGCGACGAATACGAATGCGAACGACATCAGTTCAGCTCGTCCCTGGAGATCGATCACGGGGATCCCTTCGAGTTCTCTAGTGAAGACCTGTCTGCCTCGTGGAGTAAAATGTGCATGGCGGAGAACATAATCTTCTGTGGCAGGCTCATCCATTATGGGCGAGAACCACCCTCTTTGAGTGGAGGACCTTCCGAAGCACagggcaaggtcggcggcgtCCCCCAGCCCCAGAAGAAGAAATGGAAGCTCTTCAAGAGGAGATTAAGCCTGTTCAGAAAACACAGGCATTGCTCTTCTAAGTCCCATGATGTGAGGTTCAGTGACAGGAGTGGTGCCAAGAAGGAACATCGATCAACCCGGTTAGAATGCTCGCCTTCGGAAAAATACAGCAGGTAAACTTTACGATCCAAAGCCATTAATTTTTCTGATCTAAAATACAGAACAATGATTCAACGCCCCACCAAAAGACAGAATAATAGTTCAACTTCACGATCCAACGCCATTAATTTTCCTGTAGATATGTTCCTGAGAAGTGCATGGACAAGTACGGTTTCTCGATGAGAAGACTACCAGCACAGTCGGGTCGGGTCAAGTGCAGATGGTACCTCCTCATGTTCGGGTCAGCAAGGTTCCCGATGGAGATGGAGTTACAGGACATGAAGACGCGGCAGAGCCGGAGGAATCTCTATTCGACGTTCCAATCATTCAGCACTGATGGGGGCAATATCATTGGGAGTGGAAACTGTGATGGGAAGGGAAACCGGAACCGAGGACTGTGGCGGCTGCTCAGGGCCTTGAGTTGCAGTAGCGATCGGCAATGCGGGAGTGCTGCCATTACAAAATTATCATAGGCTCGCAGCTTTGGCTTCAGGAGATGGGATTCACAGATCAAATTGTCTGTGTAAATTATATTTGAGATCGTATCATTCCATTAAATGAATGTAAACTTAGCAAGACGGAAACCGGAG
This region includes:
- the LOC116188335 gene encoding uncharacterized protein LOC116188335 — its product is MDQDPTSHGDDPDHGLLQDPDDAELETVSLCDLPLYSDEYECERHQFSSSLEIDHGDPFEFSSEDLSASWSKMCMAENIIFCGRLIHYGREPPSLSGGPSEAQGKVGGVPQPQKKKWKLFKRRLSLFRKHRHCSSKSHDVRFSDRSGAKKEHRSTRLECSPSEKYSRYVPEKCMDKYGFSMRRLPAQSGRVKCRWYLLMFGSARFPMEMELQDMKTRQSRRNLYSTFQSFSTDGGNIIGSGNCDGKGNRNRGLWRLLRALSCSSDRQCGSAAITKLS